The following coding sequences are from one Novosphingobium sp. KACC 22771 window:
- a CDS encoding glutathione S-transferase family protein: MADYTFFTNPMSRGQIARWALHEVGADYEQVIVDYGAPKPAALLAANGMGKLPTLVHHSADGDYPLAETSAICAYLAETEGGGALAPTAQERAAYYRWMFFAAGPMEQAITARSAGFEPNERQQVSFGFGSYDRMVETLAAHCRAHDFVCGSRFTMADVYVGSHVMWGTMFKTLPALPEFLAYGERLMARPAYSQAKAIDEALIAAMQEKQS; this comes from the coding sequence ATGGCCGACTATACGTTTTTCACCAATCCGATGTCGCGGGGCCAAATCGCGCGATGGGCGCTGCATGAGGTCGGCGCCGATTACGAACAGGTGATCGTGGACTATGGCGCGCCTAAACCGGCCGCGCTGCTGGCGGCCAATGGCATGGGCAAATTGCCGACGCTGGTGCATCACAGCGCCGATGGCGATTATCCTTTGGCCGAAACCTCGGCCATCTGCGCCTATCTGGCCGAGACCGAGGGCGGCGGGGCGCTGGCCCCCACGGCGCAGGAGCGGGCCGCCTATTACCGCTGGATGTTCTTTGCCGCAGGGCCGATGGAGCAGGCCATCACGGCGCGCTCGGCCGGTTTTGAACCCAATGAGCGCCAGCAGGTCAGCTTTGGCTTCGGCTCTTATGACCGGATGGTCGAAACGCTGGCCGCGCATTGCCGGGCGCATGATTTTGTCTGCGGATCGCGCTTTACCATGGCCGATGTCTATGTGGGCAGCCATGTGATGTGGGGCACGATGTTCAAGACCCTGCCCGCATTGCCCGAATTTCTGGCCTATGGAGAGCGTTTGATGGCCCGCCCCGCCTATTCTCAGGCCAAGGCGATCGACGAGGCCCTGATCGCCGCGATGCAGGAGAAACAGTCATGA
- a CDS encoding NUDIX domain-containing protein: MTANKVGVRRIRRASRILLLNEAGELLLFRFTPDDRAPFWCAPGGEAEEGETYEEAATRELFEETGIRADCGPEVTRVISDFVTLAGEPVTGDDRYFLLRMANPAIDTTNHTETEQAVMREYRWFARHEIAGWAETIYPEDMSEMLERVLGE, encoded by the coding sequence GTGACAGCGAATAAAGTGGGTGTGCGCCGGATTCGCCGCGCCTCGCGCATTCTCTTGCTCAATGAGGCGGGGGAATTGCTGCTCTTTCGCTTCACGCCCGATGATCGCGCCCCTTTCTGGTGCGCGCCGGGTGGCGAGGCCGAGGAGGGCGAGACCTATGAGGAAGCCGCCACGCGCGAATTGTTTGAGGAAACCGGGATCAGGGCCGATTGCGGGCCGGAAGTCACCCGCGTCATCAGCGACTTTGTCACACTGGCGGGCGAGCCGGTGACGGGCGATGATCGCTATTTCCTGCTGCGCATGGCCAATCCGGCCATCGATACGACGAACCATACCGAAACCGAACAGGCGGTAATGCGCGAATATCGCTGGTTTGCCCGGCACGAAATCGCGGGTTGGGCCGAAACGATCTATCCGGAAGACATGAGCGAGATGCTGGAGCGCGTGCTGGGCGAATAG
- the thiL gene encoding thiamine-phosphate kinase translates to MGRELAFIEALRALASDPAARGLTDDCAVLPFGSETLVLTHDTMVAGVHFLPDQDPADVAWRLVATNMSDLAAKGAVPMGVLLSYQLNGNEERFLAGLAEALDEYGARLLGGDTVSSDGPQVLGLTAIGRASHLPVPGRDGARVGDLVYITGPVGAAMMGLEALRESRPAQQSLAYRRPLARMAEGQALAPFVTTMMDVSDGLLLDASRIARASKVTINLESAAIPLACPTDRRDEALRWGDDYQLLLTAPPELALPMPMHRIGVVGKRQEAPVTIDGTPALGSLGYQH, encoded by the coding sequence TTGGGGCGGGAACTGGCCTTTATCGAGGCGCTGCGCGCGCTGGCCAGCGATCCCGCCGCACGCGGGCTGACCGATGATTGCGCGGTGCTGCCTTTTGGCAGCGAGACGCTGGTGCTGACCCATGACACGATGGTGGCGGGGGTCCATTTCCTGCCCGATCAGGACCCGGCCGATGTGGCATGGCGTCTGGTGGCGACGAATATGTCGGATCTGGCGGCCAAGGGCGCGGTGCCGATGGGCGTGCTGCTCTCCTATCAACTCAACGGAAATGAGGAGCGATTTCTGGCCGGTCTGGCCGAGGCGCTCGATGAATATGGCGCGCGGCTGCTGGGCGGCGATACGGTCAGCAGCGATGGGCCGCAGGTGCTGGGGCTGACCGCCATCGGGCGCGCGTCCCATCTGCCGGTGCCGGGGCGCGACGGGGCGCGGGTAGGCGATCTGGTCTATATCACCGGGCCCGTGGGCGCGGCAATGATGGGGCTTGAGGCCCTGCGCGAGAGCCGCCCTGCGCAGCAGAGCCTGGCCTATCGCCGCCCGCTGGCCCGCATGGCCGAGGGGCAGGCGCTCGCCCCCTTCGTCACCACGATGATGGATGTCTCGGACGGCCTGCTGCTTGATGCCTCACGCATTGCGCGCGCCAGCAAGGTGACGATCAATCTGGAAAGTGCCGCGATCCCGCTGGCCTGTCCGACCGATCGGCGCGACGAGGCGCTGCGTTGGGGCGATGATTACCAACTGCTGCTGACCGCACCGCCCGAACTGGCGCTGCCCATGCCGATGCACCGGATCGGCGTCGTGGGCAAAAGGCAGGAGGCGCCGGTCACAATCGACGGCACCCCTGCCCTCGGCTCACTGGGCTATCAGCATTAA
- a CDS encoding SRPBCC domain-containing protein — MHELSISRYIAAAPDKVWDIMVNRQNEWWCPAPWRAEVVHQDRRPGGACEMTMFGPDGEVMPMRGIYLAWDEGRRFVTTDAVNGDLEPSGPFMIGIWQVEAEGQGTRYTASARHWSAEAMKQHEAMGFTTGWGACADQLAALAEA; from the coding sequence ATGCATGAATTATCGATCTCCCGCTATATCGCCGCCGCGCCGGACAAGGTCTGGGACATCATGGTCAACCGCCAGAACGAATGGTGGTGCCCCGCACCATGGCGCGCCGAGGTCGTGCATCAGGATCGCCGCCCGGGCGGCGCCTGCGAAATGACCATGTTCGGCCCCGATGGCGAGGTCATGCCGATGCGCGGCATCTATCTGGCATGGGACGAAGGGCGGCGCTTTGTCACCACCGATGCGGTCAATGGCGATCTGGAGCCCTCCGGCCCCTTCATGATCGGCATCTGGCAGGTCGAAGCCGAAGGCCAAGGCACCCGCTATACCGCCAGCGCCCGCCACTGGAGCGCGGAAGCGATGAAGCAGCACGAGGCGATGGGCTTCACCACCGGTTGGGGCGCCTGCGCCGATCAGCTGGCTGCGCTGGCCGAGGCTTAG
- a CDS encoding fatty acid desaturase, protein MLEDPKLVQDAIKAPAEPVLYEPALDSGGARAIPLGRDDGLDRHTRRDLRKEEIEIARRFHGGRMWPYAVAAFGCFALWVSFFPLVIMGHLNLPLACLISCIIATGGYVTSHEAMHSNIARKGEKLRWLNEAVGAVSTIPIVFPFSMARIMHLEHHYHCNDPLKDPDYTDEAPNWWMAIYKTWYNRQPGVDGSIHHYKRILSEMGTPEAKRALKETMLLQLFFMAVLFTMAWSGYAIEAALLWWLPRHVGLSYIRFYLSWAPHHPREGKTGRYENTNLFKSKLGHVMSMGMQYHIIHHMYPGIPNHRTKHAYYAMRHILEARGVDVSPLPAVKGN, encoded by the coding sequence ATGCTGGAAGATCCAAAGCTCGTTCAGGACGCGATCAAGGCGCCTGCCGAACCTGTACTTTATGAGCCAGCGCTGGATTCGGGCGGGGCGCGGGCCATTCCGCTGGGCCGCGACGACGGGCTGGACCGGCATACACGCCGCGATCTGCGCAAGGAAGAGATCGAGATCGCGCGCCGGTTTCACGGTGGTCGGATGTGGCCCTATGCGGTGGCGGCCTTTGGCTGCTTTGCTCTGTGGGTGTCGTTTTTCCCGCTGGTGATCATGGGGCATCTTAACCTTCCGCTGGCCTGCCTGATCTCGTGCATCATCGCCACGGGTGGCTATGTGACCAGCCATGAGGCGATGCATTCAAACATCGCGCGCAAGGGGGAAAAGCTGCGCTGGCTCAATGAAGCGGTGGGTGCGGTTTCGACGATCCCCATCGTGTTTCCCTTCTCGATGGCGCGCATCATGCATCTGGAGCATCACTACCATTGCAATGATCCGCTGAAGGACCCCGACTACACCGACGAGGCGCCCAACTGGTGGATGGCGATCTACAAGACCTGGTATAACCGCCAGCCCGGCGTCGATGGCTCGATCCATCATTACAAGCGCATTCTGTCCGAGATGGGCACGCCCGAGGCCAAGCGCGCGCTCAAGGAAACGATGCTGCTGCAACTCTTCTTCATGGCGGTTTTGTTCACCATGGCGTGGAGCGGCTATGCGATCGAGGCGGCCTTGCTCTGGTGGCTGCCGCGGCATGTCGGCCTGTCCTATATCCGCTTCTATCTGAGCTGGGCGCCGCATCATCCGCGTGAAGGCAAGACGGGGCGCTATGAGAACACCAACCTGTTCAAGAGCAAGCTGGGCCATGTGATGTCGATGGGAATGCAGTATCACATCATCCACCACATGTATCCGGGTATCCCCAACCACCGCACCAAGCATGCCTATTACGCGATGCGCCACATTCTGGAGGCGCGCGGGGTGGATGTGTCACCGCTGCCGGCTGTTAAGGGGAATTAA
- a CDS encoding BolA family protein translates to MSGPLATEITQRLTAAFAPARLDVINDSSSHAGHMGDDGTGESHFTVVIESAAFAGVNRVMRQRMVNQALGDIPGQRVHALAIRAFAPGEAA, encoded by the coding sequence ATGTCCGGCCCGCTTGCCACGGAAATCACCCAACGTCTGACCGCCGCTTTTGCTCCCGCGCGGCTCGATGTCATCAACGATTCGAGCAGTCACGCCGGCCATATGGGCGATGATGGCACGGGCGAATCGCATTTCACCGTGGTTATCGAAAGCGCCGCCTTTGCGGGCGTCAACCGCGTGATGCGCCAGCGGATGGTCAATCAGGCACTGGGCGATATTCCGGGCCAGCGGGTGCATGCGCTGGCGATCCGCGCCTTTGCCCCCGGCGAGGCGGCGTGA
- a CDS encoding winged helix-turn-helix transcriptional regulator: MKLEKVTDVHGRWYGDACGAAFGMELLGERWAGLVLRELMLGARRFTDLRFALPGISARVLTERLVGLEAAGLVRREEERLYGLTPWGQAAEPVLLSLCRWALMSPDRDMALAISPVALMLSLRALIVAERAAEMDMACAIVIARESFALTLRGGALTIARGGAGGDFTLTAPNTAPLKRFIYGKAPLAGLPDLALAGDAYAAMMFARCFALPDTV; encoded by the coding sequence ATGAAGTTGGAAAAAGTAACTGATGTCCATGGGCGCTGGTATGGCGATGCCTGCGGGGCGGCGTTTGGCATGGAATTGCTGGGCGAACGCTGGGCCGGGCTTGTCCTGCGCGAACTGATGCTGGGGGCGCGGCGCTTCACCGATCTGCGCTTTGCCCTGCCGGGGATCAGCGCGCGGGTTTTGACCGAAAGGCTGGTCGGGCTGGAGGCGGCGGGCCTTGTCCGGCGCGAAGAGGAGCGGCTCTACGGCCTGACGCCATGGGGACAGGCGGCCGAGCCGGTGCTGCTGTCCCTGTGCCGCTGGGCGCTGATGTCGCCGGATCGCGATATGGCGCTGGCGATTTCGCCGGTGGCGCTGATGCTCTCGCTGCGGGCGCTGATCGTGGCGGAGAGGGCGGCGGAAATGGACATGGCCTGCGCCATCGTCATCGCGCGCGAGAGCTTTGCGCTGACATTGCGGGGCGGGGCGTTGACCATCGCGCGCGGCGGGGCAGGGGGCGATTTCACCCTGACCGCGCCCAACACCGCGCCGCTCAAACGCTTTATCTATGGCAAGGCGCCACTGGCCGGCCTGCCCGATCTGGCGCTGGCGGGCGATGCCTATGCGGCCATGATGTTCGCCCGCTGCTTTGCGCTTCCTGATACGGTTTAG
- a CDS encoding DnaJ domain-containing protein, with translation MVQDRFHGRVKGSQRPCEWPGCDQAGEFRAPGVKASGFDGPGQYRWFCLDHIRAFNAGYDYFEGMSPEEIWAAQSPIHGWEQEARAFRPTAGIDSAPRWADFADPLDAISQRARRAKEAMRPMAWPDGRIASLEEKRALDTMGLGVDADRRELRMRYSDLVHRYHPDRNGGDRSHESKLQQVVEAYQMLRKLPGFA, from the coding sequence ATGGTTCAGGACAGATTCCACGGCAGAGTCAAAGGTTCGCAGCGCCCATGCGAATGGCCCGGATGCGATCAGGCGGGCGAATTTCGCGCGCCCGGCGTCAAGGCGTCGGGCTTTGACGGGCCGGGCCAATATCGCTGGTTCTGCCTTGACCATATCCGCGCGTTTAACGCCGGATATGACTATTTCGAAGGCATGAGCCCCGAAGAAATCTGGGCCGCGCAATCGCCGATCCATGGCTGGGAGCAGGAAGCGCGGGCGTTCCGCCCCACGGCGGGCATCGATTCGGCGCCGCGCTGGGCCGATTTTGCCGATCCTCTGGACGCGATCAGCCAGCGCGCGCGCCGCGCCAAGGAGGCGATGCGTCCGATGGCATGGCCCGACGGCCGCATCGCCAGCCTGGAGGAAAAGCGGGCGCTCGACACGATGGGGCTGGGGGTGGATGCGGATCGGCGCGAATTGCGCATGCGCTATTCCGACCTCGTCCACCGCTATCACCCCGACCGCAATGGCGGCGACCGCAGCCATGAGAGCAAGTTGCAACAGGTGGTCGAAGCCTATCAGATGCTGCGCAAATTGCCGGGTTTCGCCTAA
- the hisD gene encoding histidinol dehydrogenase has product MIRLNSRDPGFAEAFDKIVGDRRESDAGVTQVVLSVLADVRARGDAALVDYTARFDGHALETEADWRISAQECRAAFEALDPTLREALETAARRIAAYHEAQKPENRDYTDDAGVRLGAVWRPVDAAGLYVPGGRAAYPSSLLMNAIPAKVAGVERLVVVTPTPRGAVNPLVLAAAHLAGVDEIWRVGGAQAVGALAYGTERIKPVDVIVGPGNAYVAEAKRQLYGVVGIDMVAGPSEILVVADGRNNPAWIAADLLSQAEHDPVAQSILITDDANFADAVIAAVEVELQALATQTTARQSWNDYGVVIVVDDLMGEAPALSNRLAAEHVEIATDDPDALFAQIRHAGSAFLGRHTPEAIGDYVAGPNHVLPTGRRARFASGLSVLDFMKRTSFLQLDEAALAAIGPAAVALADAEGLPAHGRSVAIRLGQ; this is encoded by the coding sequence ATGATCCGGCTTAATTCGCGCGACCCCGGCTTTGCCGAGGCGTTTGACAAAATCGTTGGCGACCGGCGCGAGAGCGACGCGGGCGTGACTCAGGTGGTGCTCTCGGTTCTGGCCGATGTTCGCGCGCGCGGCGATGCGGCGCTGGTGGATTACACCGCGCGCTTTGACGGCCATGCACTGGAAACCGAGGCTGATTGGCGGATCAGCGCGCAGGAATGCCGCGCCGCGTTTGAGGCTTTGGACCCGACCCTGCGCGAGGCGCTGGAAACCGCGGCGCGGCGCATTGCCGCCTATCACGAGGCGCAAAAGCCGGAAAACCGCGACTATACCGATGATGCCGGGGTTCGCCTTGGCGCGGTGTGGCGGCCGGTGGATGCGGCGGGGCTTTATGTTCCGGGTGGTCGCGCGGCCTATCCCTCCTCGCTGTTGATGAATGCCATTCCGGCCAAGGTCGCGGGAGTCGAGCGTCTGGTGGTGGTCACCCCCACCCCGCGCGGCGCGGTCAATCCTCTGGTGCTGGCCGCCGCACATCTCGCGGGCGTCGATGAAATCTGGCGCGTGGGCGGGGCGCAGGCGGTTGGCGCGCTGGCCTATGGCACGGAGCGGATCAAGCCGGTCGATGTCATCGTCGGCCCCGGCAATGCCTATGTGGCCGAGGCCAAGCGCCAGCTTTACGGCGTGGTGGGCATCGACATGGTGGCCGGGCCTTCGGAAATTCTGGTGGTGGCCGATGGGCGCAACAATCCCGCGTGGATCGCCGCCGATCTGCTGTCTCAGGCCGAGCATGACCCGGTGGCGCAGTCGATCCTGATTACTGACGATGCCAATTTTGCCGATGCCGTGATCGCGGCGGTCGAGGTGGAATTGCAGGCTCTGGCCACGCAAACCACCGCGCGCCAGTCGTGGAACGATTACGGCGTGGTGATCGTGGTCGATGATCTGATGGGCGAGGCCCCGGCCCTGTCCAACCGTCTGGCCGCCGAGCATGTCGAAATCGCCACGGATGATCCCGACGCCCTGTTCGCCCAAATCCGCCATGCAGGCAGCGCCTTTCTGGGCCGCCACACGCCCGAGGCGATCGGCGATTATGTCGCCGGACCGAACCACGTTTTGCCCACCGGCCGCCGCGCACGTTTCGCCAGCGGGCTTTCCGTGCTAGACTTTATGAAGCGCACCAGCTTCCTGCAACTTGACGAAGCGGCTCTGGCTGCTATCGGCCCGGCCGCTGTGGCCCTTGCCGATGCCGAAGGGCTGCCCGCCCATGGTCGCTCTGTCGCGATCCGGCTGGGTCAATAA
- the nusB gene encoding transcription antitermination factor NusB, with product MSKAPKSQSRSVARLGAVQALYQHAMEGTALPTLLDEFHRHRLGAEIEDIQFADADRIHFDDVVKGVLARSEEIDARIAEKLAEGWRLERLDKTMVQILRAGTYELLARDDVAAPTVINEYVDVAHAFFDEREAKFVNGVLDAIARAAR from the coding sequence ATGAGCAAAGCTCCCAAGTCCCAGTCCCGCTCGGTCGCCCGCCTTGGCGCGGTGCAGGCGCTGTATCAGCATGCGATGGAAGGCACCGCCCTGCCCACGCTGCTCGATGAATTTCACCGCCACCGTCTGGGCGCGGAAATCGAGGACATCCAGTTCGCCGATGCCGACCGCATCCATTTCGATGACGTGGTCAAGGGCGTGCTGGCGCGCAGTGAAGAAATCGACGCGCGCATAGCCGAAAAGCTGGCCGAGGGCTGGCGGTTGGAGCGTCTGGACAAGACGATGGTGCAGATCCTGCGCGCCGGCACCTATGAACTGCTGGCCCGAGATGATGTCGCCGCGCCCACGGTCATCAACGAATATGTCGATGTGGCCCATGCCTTCTTTGACGAGCGCGAAGCCAAGTTTGTGAACGGCGTGCTCGACGCCATCGCGCGGGCGGCGCGTTAA
- a CDS encoding VOC family protein, with protein sequence MTRWGTAKGTLCLWYDKDLHGGAEAAADFYAGLLPDTAVGHVMRAPGDYPGGKAGDALVVEFTLLGFACIGLNGGGHTKHTDAFSIQVSTETQEETDRYWDALIADGGREMACGWCVDRWGIRWQITPRALVEGMGDADPAARGRVFAAMQTMVKIDIAAIEAARKGP encoded by the coding sequence ATGACCCGATGGGGTACAGCCAAGGGCACGCTGTGCCTGTGGTATGACAAGGATCTGCATGGCGGGGCCGAGGCGGCGGCGGACTTCTATGCCGGTCTGCTTCCCGATACGGCGGTGGGCCATGTCATGCGCGCGCCGGGCGATTATCCGGGCGGCAAGGCGGGTGATGCGCTGGTGGTGGAATTCACGCTGCTGGGTTTTGCCTGCATCGGCCTGAACGGCGGCGGGCATACAAAGCATACCGATGCCTTTTCGATTCAGGTGAGCACCGAAACGCAGGAGGAAACCGACCGCTACTGGGATGCGCTGATTGCCGATGGCGGGCGGGAAATGGCCTGCGGATGGTGCGTGGATCGCTGGGGCATCCGGTGGCAGATCACGCCGCGCGCGTTGGTCGAAGGCATGGGCGATGCTGATCCGGCGGCGCGCGGGCGCGTGTTTGCCGCGATGCAGACGATGGTGAAAATCGACATTGCCGCCATCGAAGCGGCGCGAAAGGGCCCGTGA
- a CDS encoding VOC family protein, whose amino-acid sequence MAKLLGSWIWYELMTKDAAGAKAFYEAVVGWTIAPGAEPPLFYGHIARADGRQVGGVLPLSEDMLAQGAHPMWVGYIGVDDLDATLAQVVAHGGRALMPRMDIDEGSFAMVMDPWGASFYLMQPNPGPDASPSVAYSPAEAQSVGWNELYTGDFDAALAFYTEVFGWGTAGSMDMGSYGTYQFLSHDGVTFGAMMPKPPHVPMGGWNHYIRAADFDAAHQAAVAGGATVLHGPSEVPGGDWIFNALDPQGAAFAIVAQKVAQKQV is encoded by the coding sequence ATGGCCAAGCTGCTGGGAAGCTGGATCTGGTACGAGCTGATGACCAAGGACGCCGCCGGGGCCAAGGCCTTCTATGAGGCCGTCGTGGGCTGGACCATCGCGCCGGGGGCCGAGCCGCCGCTGTTCTATGGCCATATCGCCCGCGCCGATGGGCGTCAGGTCGGCGGGGTGCTGCCACTGTCGGAGGATATGCTGGCGCAGGGCGCGCATCCAATGTGGGTCGGCTATATCGGCGTGGATGATCTGGACGCCACGCTGGCGCAGGTGGTCGCGCATGGCGGGCGGGCGCTGATGCCGCGCATGGATATTGACGAGGGCAGTTTTGCCATGGTCATGGACCCGTGGGGCGCCAGCTTTTATCTGATGCAGCCCAATCCGGGGCCCGACGCCTCCCCTTCCGTCGCCTATTCCCCCGCCGAGGCGCAGAGCGTGGGCTGGAACGAACTCTACACCGGCGATTTCGACGCGGCGCTGGCCTTCTATACCGAGGTGTTCGGGTGGGGAACCGCCGGATCCATGGATATGGGCAGCTACGGCACCTATCAGTTCCTGAGCCACGATGGCGTCACTTTTGGCGCGATGATGCCCAAGCCGCCCCATGTGCCGATGGGTGGATGGAACCACTATATCCGCGCCGCCGATTTCGATGCCGCGCATCAGGCCGCTGTCGCGGGCGGAGCCACTGTCCTGCACGGCCCCAGCGAGGTTCCCGGCGGAGACTGGATTTTCAACGCGCTTGACCCGCAAGGCGCGGCTTTTGCCATCGTGGCCCAGAAAGTGGCCCAGAAACAGGTTTGA
- the hisG gene encoding ATP phosphoribosyltransferase, producing the protein MSFSSKPLTFAIPKGRILDEALPLMARAGVVPEAEFHDKKSRALSFAVEGSDMRLIRVRAFDVATFVAHGAAQAGIVGSDVVEEFAYPDLYAPVDLNIGHCRLSVAEPVDAGDTASASHLRVASKYPHLTHKHYEAKGIQAEVVKLNGAMELAPMLGLSGRIVDLVSTGRTLKENGLRETEVIMQISARLIVNRAALKTDPRVGELVEQFRKMAAEKVEA; encoded by the coding sequence ATGTCATTCTCGTCCAAACCGCTCACCTTTGCGATCCCCAAGGGGCGCATCCTCGATGAAGCTCTGCCGCTGATGGCGCGCGCTGGTGTCGTGCCTGAAGCGGAGTTTCATGATAAAAAGTCGCGCGCGCTGTCCTTTGCCGTCGAAGGCTCGGACATGCGGCTGATCCGCGTGCGCGCCTTCGATGTGGCCACGTTCGTTGCCCATGGCGCGGCGCAGGCCGGTATCGTCGGCTCGGATGTGGTGGAGGAATTCGCTTATCCCGACCTTTATGCGCCGGTTGATCTCAACATCGGCCATTGCCGCCTGTCGGTGGCCGAACCCGTCGATGCGGGCGATACGGCCAGCGCCAGCCACCTGCGCGTGGCCAGCAAATATCCGCATCTGACCCACAAGCACTATGAAGCCAAGGGCATTCAGGCCGAGGTGGTCAAGCTGAACGGCGCGATGGAGCTGGCGCCGATGCTGGGCCTGTCGGGGCGGATCGTCGATCTGGTTTCCACCGGGCGCACGCTCAAGGAAAACGGCCTGCGCGAGACGGAAGTCATCATGCAGATTTCGGCGCGCCTGATCGTCAACCGGGCGGCGCTCAAGACCGATCCGCGCGTGGGCGAGTTGGTTGAACAGTTCCGCAAGATGGCGGCGGAGAAGGTTGAGGCATGA
- a CDS encoding glutathione S-transferase family protein — MLELYGHPFSSYTWKALIALYANDTPFSFRMLDGQNPEFYARVQAASPMGKFPLLVDGATQVFEASAIIEYLALHHPGPAPLIPADPDAAIRTRMIDRVFDNYVMNAMQESVDEAIRHGAVSDEVQKRVDERLLRTYRWIEGWLADYSAGDAITLIECAAAPSLFYADWVTRISDDCPKLRGWRAHLLALPPISRCVEDARPFRTYFPLGAPDRD; from the coding sequence ATGCTCGAACTTTATGGCCACCCCTTCTCGTCCTACACATGGAAGGCGCTGATCGCGCTCTATGCCAATGACACGCCCTTCTCCTTCCGCATGCTGGACGGGCAAAACCCCGAATTTTACGCAAGGGTTCAGGCCGCCAGCCCGATGGGCAAATTCCCCCTGCTGGTCGATGGCGCAACGCAGGTGTTCGAGGCCAGCGCGATCATCGAATATCTGGCGCTGCATCATCCCGGCCCGGCCCCGCTGATCCCCGCCGATCCCGACGCGGCGATCCGCACGCGGATGATCGACCGCGTTTTCGACAATTACGTGATGAATGCCATGCAGGAGAGCGTCGATGAGGCAATCCGCCATGGCGCCGTATCGGACGAGGTGCAGAAGCGGGTCGATGAGCGCCTGCTGCGCACCTATCGCTGGATCGAGGGCTGGCTGGCGGATTATTCGGCGGGGGATGCGATCACGCTGATCGAATGCGCCGCCGCGCCCTCGCTGTTCTATGCCGATTGGGTCACGCGCATTTCCGATGATTGCCCAAAGCTGCGCGGCTGGCGGGCGCATCTGCTGGCCCTGCCCCCGATCTCGCGCTGTGTTGAGGATGCGCGGCCGTTTCGCACCTATTTCCCGCTGGGCGCGCCTGATCGTGATTAA
- a CDS encoding glutathione S-transferase family protein, with the protein MELFGALFSPFVRKVAVVAAEKGLALDMPPFSFAEPGEDFLAASPFRKIPAIKDGDYLLCDSTAICAYFDALAPEAPIYPAEARARGRAVWFEELADTIMVPALGPAIFNRFVLPQMRGVAGDEEVALAAIRKFNDVLTYLEGVIPAEGWLAGEFSLGDIAVASLLATAEYIDAELDRARFPAIAAWYDRVTARPAWQSVAAMETAHAKAAGLA; encoded by the coding sequence ATGGAACTGTTCGGCGCCCTGTTTTCGCCTTTCGTGCGCAAAGTGGCCGTTGTCGCGGCGGAAAAGGGCCTTGCGCTCGACATGCCACCTTTCAGCTTTGCCGAGCCTGGCGAGGATTTTCTGGCCGCCAGCCCCTTCCGCAAGATCCCGGCGATCAAGGACGGCGACTATCTGCTTTGCGACTCCACAGCCATCTGCGCCTATTTCGACGCGCTGGCGCCCGAAGCGCCGATCTATCCGGCCGAGGCCCGCGCACGCGGCCGTGCAGTGTGGTTCGAGGAATTGGCCGATACGATCATGGTGCCCGCGCTTGGCCCGGCCATCTTCAACCGCTTCGTGCTGCCCCAAATGCGGGGTGTGGCGGGGGATGAGGAGGTGGCGCTGGCCGCGATCAGGAAGTTCAACGATGTGCTGACCTATCTCGAAGGCGTGATCCCCGCCGAGGGCTGGCTGGCAGGCGAATTTTCGCTGGGCGATATCGCGGTGGCCAGCCTGTTGGCCACCGCCGAATATATTGACGCAGAATTGGATCGGGCGCGCTTTCCGGCAATTGCCGCCTGGTATGACCGCGTGACCGCCCGTCCGGCATGGCAAAGTGTGGCCGCGATGGAAACCGCGCATGCCAAAGCCGCCGGATTGGCCTAA